A portion of the Lolium rigidum isolate FL_2022 chromosome 1, APGP_CSIRO_Lrig_0.1, whole genome shotgun sequence genome contains these proteins:
- the LOC124675553 gene encoding uncharacterized protein LOC124675553, with protein sequence MEKGGEWGKPRPLGSTRFDEPSVIPDWPSLPPELVQGIANCVLSTTGGVDAYMDMRAVCPSWRSAIAKPSPLDAVADLRFRPRHWVMVDLKSDSDDDDARLFLHGPTGRFRQLRLPVLRHHILVDASDGLLVLADREPPHSARVLNPFTGDIIHFAAQLPASFMDTNTTWHTAVSGGSHFRLFLWRRGTLFSAAQSSDVFTEKDFKEDIGIYLMSMLSFQGNIYCVNEGGCVFKFVTPAEHLAIAKWSPDAEGDDSELHYLVESSGELLLIRYVDQTMKVFRVNVEHKLLEEVESLGRRALFLGEERCVSLDADKLPSVDGDCIYMVDFLDEGDMCEYNLRGGMVNIICGQESIEDRPFSLVQQLLFRYCDFRFH encoded by the coding sequence ATGGAGAAGGGGGGCGAATGGGGGAAgccgcggccgctcggcagcaccAGGTTCGATGAACCATCCGTCATTCCGGACTGGCCGTCGCTTCCACCGGAGCTCGTCCAAGGCATCGCCAACTGCGTCCTCTCCACCACCGGCGGTGTCGACGCGTACATGGACATGAGGGCTGTCTGCCCCAGCTGGCGCTCCGCCATCGCCAAGCCATCTCCACTCGACGCAGTCGCGGATCTTCGATTCCGCCCACGGCATTGGGTCATGGTCGACCTGAaatccgacagcgacgacgacgacgcccgccTCTTCCtccacggtcccaccgggcggttCCGCCAGCTGCGCCTCCCGGTGCTCCGCCACCACATCCTTGTCGATGCTTCTGACGGTCTTCTCGTCCTCGCGGACAGGGAGCCCCCGCACTCGGCTCGTGTCCTCAACCCCTTCACAGGTGACATCATCCACTTTGCCGCGCAGCTACCTGCAAGTTTCATGGATACAAATACAACATGGCATACCGCGGTGAGCGGAGGCTCTCATTTCAGGCTCTTCTTGTGGAGAAGAGGCACCTTGTTTTCTGCTGCTCAATCCAGCGATGTATTCACAGAGAAGGACTTTAAAGAGGACATTGGTATCTACTTGATGAGCATGCTTAGCTTCCAGGGCAACATATATTGTGTCAATGAAGGTGGATGTGTATTCAAGTTTGTCACGCCAGCAGAGCACCTGGCCATAGCCAAGTGGTCGCCGGATGCAGAGGGAGACGACAGCGAATTGCATTATCTCGTCGAGTCTTCTGGGGAACTGCTGCTCATTCGCTATGTGGACCAAACCATGAAAGTTTTCAGAGTCAACGTTGAGCACAAGTTGTTGGAGGAGGTCGAGAGCCTCGGCCGCCGTGCGCTGTTCCTCGGTGAAGAGAGGTGTGTGTCTCTTGATGCAGATAAGCTTCCGTCTGTTGACGGAGACTGCATATACATGGTAGATTTTCTGGATGAGGGTGACATGTGCGAGTATAACCTAAGAGGTGGCATGGTGAATATTATCTGCGGCCAGGAATCTATTGAGGATCGTCCTTTCAGCCTTGTTCAGCAGCTTCTCTTCCGGTACTGTGATTTCCGTTTCCACTAA
- the LOC124647117 gene encoding uncharacterized protein LOC124647117 — MLLSELPNPRRPWRPCIRQAHPPRPRYLPLPRTPTSPLPNRRHLPLSPFATSSLSPSDGSALPPAKQFPSRKVLGESWRRKAVPPGTREPPPPPRWTARRRASAAWRKVASLVPRKARSVFLLNLLALIFASNISVVKDAQTMLDPDLFNMLRFTIAAIPFVPFLLKSLRDMQVFIRGVELGIWVTFAYVAQSIGLVTADAGRASFISALTVIIVPFLDGILGAEIPAYTWLGAFLSVVGVGILELSGSPPCVGDLLTLLSAFCFAIHMLRTEHIVRNIKKENFLALVGCQVLVVALVAAASFVVKFFLRSVVQWNLKLRTITELFSVMASFPWLAILYTGILSTTFCLWAEVVAMRDVSATETAIIYGLEPVWGAAFAWVIHGERWGITGLVGAIFIIAGSLMVQILGSFLDLSTEDSYQMDS; from the exons ATGCTCCTCTCGGAGCTTCCAAATCCTCGCCGCCCATGGCGCCCCTGCATTCGACAAGCCCACCCGCCACGCCCTCGCTACCTGCCTCTGCCCCGCACGCCGACCTCACCCCTACCGAACAGACGCCACCTCCCCCTGTCGCCCTTCGCCACCTCCTCACTCTCCCCGTCCGACGGATCTGCACTTCCTCCGGCGAAGCAGTTCCCCTCGAGGAAGGTGCTCGGCGAGAGCTGGAGGCGGAAGGCGGTTCCGCCAGGGACGCGcgagcccccgccgccgccccggtggACGGCGAGGCGGCGGGCGAGCGCCGCATGGCGGAAGGTGGCGTCTTTGGTGCCCAGGAAGGCCAGGAGCGTCTTCTTGCTCAATCTTCTCGCCCTCATATTTG CAAGCAACATTTCGGTTGTTAAAGACGCCCAGACTATGTTGGATCCTGACCTTTTCAATATGTTACGCTTCACTATCGCTGCCATTCCTTTTGTGCCATTCTTGCTAAAGTCCCTGAGAGACATGCAAGTGTTCATTAGAGGAGTAGAGCTGGGCATTTGGGTAACCTTTGCTTATGTAGCTCAGTCTATCGGGTTAGTCACAGCTGATGCTGGCCGTGCATCTTTCATCTCTGCCCTCACT GTGATCATTGTCCCTTTCTTGGATGGTATTCTTGGAGCAGAAATACCTGCATATACATGGCTTGGCGCATTTTTATCAGTTGTTGGGGTTGGTATTCTTGAGCTAAGTGGTTCTCCTCCTTGT GTTGGTGATCTTCTGACCCTCCTTAGTGCCTTTTGTTTCGCAATTCATATGCTCAGAACCGAGCATATTGTCAGAAATATAAAGAAAGAGAATTTCCTAGCCCTTGTCGGATGCCAG GTGCTTGTTGTAGCTCTTGTGGCGGCAGCCTCGTTTGTTGTTAAATTCTTCCTCCGGAGTGTAGTACAGTGGAATTTAAAATTACGGACAATAACAGAGTTATTCAGTGTGATGGCATCATTTCCTTGGCTAGCAATACTATACACAGGCATACTATCAACTACCTTTTGTTTATGGGCAGAG GTTGTTGCTATGCGTGACGTGTCAGCCACAGAGACTGCCATAATTTATGGTCTGGAACCAGTATGGGGTGCTGCTTTTGCATGGGTAATTCATGGTGAGCGATGGGGCATTACAGGACTTGTGGGAGCTATCTTCATCATAG CGGGTAGCTTGATGGTTCAGATACTAGGATCGTTTCTTGATTTATCAACAGAGGATAGTTACCAGATGGACAGCTAA